In Oryza sativa Japonica Group chromosome 1, ASM3414082v1, the genomic stretch TGGAAGGATCTAGAATGTTCTGGATGTGATTCTGAGAAGGCTTCGACTCCAAGTCGACTGGGACCACGGGGCCACTTTATAGTCGGGCCCCGGCACACACGCGAGAAGTGGCGGACCGACGCCGTGACTCGCGGGCGCGCGccgtcactgacaggtgggtcctgaGTCCTGACGAAGGATTTGATTTTCCTTGACCAAGTTGGACGAGTGGACGACCTGTGTGCATGACACATAATGTCATACTCACTCGCAAATGAGTTTCCTATTACCTCGGTATTATTTCTAGCACAATAgtttatccaaaaaaaatttatttataatacaGTGTCTTGTCTTAAAATgaagcaattttttttcctacgtCTTCCTCTCAACTAATCACATCTATTCTCTTTCACATACGTTCTCTTttcaattaatcacacatttTCTTTAATAATTATCACATACtaatttcttaataaccgtgttaacctaaaaaatatctatattttggaacggaaaaGTAGTACACGCTCAAAAAACGTAAACTAATAGTATATGCTTGATCTCACTAAAGTTGAATTGAAAGTCaattgatgttttttttctcaagattAAGATTTTACCTCGATTTCCATAAGCACGCtcttcaaactactaaacggtgcgttttgtgaaaaaatttctatatgaaagttgctttaaaatatcaaatataccaatttgttaagtttataataattaaaacttaattaatcatgtactaatagTTTTCTCGCTTTATGTGCACCAACTTAATCTTTATTTTCATGAGTTTCAAACTTAATCAATCATCTTCATCATTTTCAGCATCCCAGCTAATTACGGTGACAAATATTGGACCATGGCTTCATCTTTTTAGAGCACAAAAAAGATTTTTAACATATAAGCAAATCGCCCCTCAGAGCACATGAATGAATTTGATAATCTACTAAACAACGACTAATAAAATCATTGCAAGTGTAAAGGTGGAAACTAATGCTTGGCAATACTTCGTCAAAGAAACAGGCAAATATATTGCAACCTTCTTGTCCATAATACATATGCCATACAGCATAGAAACAAACCCATTTTACATTCAAACTGTATTCAAGTTGCCTAGATGGCAAACGGATTTCCTTGTTGGATCACAAAGTAGGGTGCTAAGTAGGCAAAACGAATTTCCTTGCTGCTAACAGCAACACGTTTATAATCAAATGACACAACAGAACATGGACTTCGTCAATCACATGGTACAAACTAGAACTGGGACTTGTCGAGGCTGTCGAAGTAGGGGTGTTCCATAGCAGCCTTTGCTGAGATCCGATTTGCTGGGTTATACTGGAGCATTTTCTGCAAGAAATTATTCACAATATTATCACCTCACATCTTGTTGAAAAATTGAACACAATTTAGCAAATCAAGAGAAGTTGGGCACAATTTAAAACCAACCAAAATCATACATAAAAGATTCCTTTGAAGCTATTAAATTAGGGAGAACTTCAAATTATCTTACAGCCTAAATAATTTCGAATAGTGACAAAATGGAAAACCAGTATAGATCAGTTTTCTTACCGATAAAAGGTCAACTCCTTCAGGCTCCAATGATGGGACTTGACGTTCTAAAATCTGTGGCTTCCACTGTGGAAACTCATGCCAGTCCCTCAAATCAGTTACTCCAGGCCACTGCTCCTCAGTAGGAGTTCCCAACAACCTATTAAGAAGTCGGTTTTAGTCAATGGCTTAATGCATAATACTCCCTGAATAAATTACCATAAGGTATACAGGCTGAGGCAAACTATCACACACTATACAGAAAGTAGTTTATGAAATTCTAGCATGGCAATTTTTCATCACACAGCTATATGTTCAGACTATGTCAAACATggatttatgaaaaaaaatcatcatctACAGCAATAACTACCGATTATCAAATTATTAAACCATTGTCTTAGCAGATAAGCAATGTAACTCATATTATGATAACTGCACTTCTTGCTAATCATGAAAGGCAGAAGGAAGAAAGACCTGAAAATGTGAAGCAACTGTTGCAACTCAGAGTCACCTGGAAAAAGAGCTTGTCTTCTGACCATTTCAGCTGTATAGAACAGTACGAGAATCAAAATGAGGAGGCAGTATGTTTTTTGTACTGAAAGCAAGGGAAAAACTTGAAGCAAAAGTATGATATATGCTGCTTAGTCAGCcagaaattcaaagatcatGACAGCGATGAAAAATTGGAGCTCAAATATACACACACATTCAAAACTAAAGAATCCTTGATAACACATACACGAAAAACTTTAGAACTGCTGGTGCACATCTACCTCTCCTTTGTTTAAAGGTTGATATAAACAGGTGACCATGAATCTGCTAGTGCGTTTGTTTAAAAGTTGTATCCAGGTTGTGCTTTTGGTTTTTCAAATATAAGAATGAAGTGCCCCCACAAAGCCGTAACAAAGATCAAAAGGAGCATACCGAAGATGCAACCAACGGACCAAATGTCAACACCGGTTGAGTAATGTGTTGATCCAAGCAAAACTTCAGGAGCTCTGTACCAAAGAGTCACAATCTGCAACACAAAACAGACATATAAGGAAATTGCTAGAGCATGTTCAGAAATTAGCCCAGATGAGATGTGTAAACATTACCTCATGTGTGTAGCTTTTCATAGGAACAGTGAACGCCCTACCTAGCCCAAGATCAGCAATTTTCAATATCCCCTTTTCCTTGTCGACCAACAGGTTTTGTGGCTTTAAATCACTACAAAATTGAGCAGGAATAAGTATAAACCATGTTATCAACAACTGCAATGCTGTATGGGGCTGATAAGCCCAGCAACATAAATCACAGGGAGAGAACAGAGTCCAACCGGTGAAGGACACCATGGCCATGGCAATGTGCGACTCCTTTGCATAACTGATACAAGAAGCTCTGCAgggaattgaaaaaaaaaagaagtcattTCTTTTCATTGCCATATAAAATTTGTAGAGAACTAACTTGGATCACTGTTGTTGTATGCATAATTAACGTGCAACAATTGTGAATTCTATGCAATTAGAGCAATGTGCAACTTGACAGAATATGAAACCACTAACCGATTAGTCGGTCGTGCATCATCTATCTTTGTTTGTAAAAGGTCTCACAATAATCAAAGGAAAAACCTCC encodes the following:
- the LOC9269568 gene encoding cyclin-dependent kinase B1-1 — encoded protein: MEKYEKLEKVGEGTYGKVYKAQDRATGQLVALKKTRLEMDEEGIPPTALREISILRLLSQSLYVVRLLSVEQATKNGKPVLYLVFEFLDTDLKKFVDAYRKGPNPRPLPTNVIKSFLYQLCKGVAHCHGHGVLHRDLKPQNLLVDKEKGILKIADLGLGRAFTVPMKSYTHEIVTLWYRAPEVLLGSTHYSTGVDIWSVGCIFAEMVRRQALFPGDSELQQLLHIFRLLGTPTEEQWPGVTDLRDWHEFPQWKPQILERQVPSLEPEGVDLLSKMLQYNPANRISAKAAMEHPYFDSLDKSQF